The following coding sequences are from one Streptomyces dengpaensis window:
- a CDS encoding helix-turn-helix domain-containing protein — translation MDAAQQEATARARELQRNWYGEPLGALFRRLIDDLGLNQARLAGVLGLSAPMLSQLMSGQRAKIGNPAVVQRVQLLQDLAGQVVDGSVSAAEATERMDEIKKSQGGSVLSNSTQSTTSSGAPTVKRVVREIQSLLRSVAAAGDIIEAADTLAPTHPELAEFLRVYGAGRTSDAVAHYQSHQS, via the coding sequence ATGGACGCCGCACAGCAGGAAGCGACCGCAAGAGCCCGGGAGCTGCAGCGGAACTGGTACGGGGAGCCGCTGGGGGCGCTCTTCCGTAGGCTCATAGACGATCTGGGTCTCAACCAGGCGCGTCTTGCCGGGGTGCTGGGTCTGTCCGCGCCCATGCTGTCGCAGCTGATGAGCGGTCAGCGGGCCAAGATCGGCAATCCCGCCGTGGTCCAGCGTGTACAGCTGCTGCAGGACCTGGCGGGTCAGGTCGTGGACGGCAGTGTCAGCGCCGCCGAGGCGACCGAGCGCATGGACGAGATCAAGAAGTCGCAGGGGGGCTCGGTGCTCAGCAACAGCACGCAGTCGACGACCAGTTCGGGCGCGCCGACGGTCAAACGGGTGGTCCGCGAGATCCAGTCGCTGCTGCGCTCGGTGGCAGCCGCCGGCGACATCATCGAGGCCGCCGACACCCTCGCCCCGACCCACCCGGAACTGGCAGAGTTCCTCCGGGTGTACGGCGCCGGCCGCACCTCCGATGCGGTCGCGCACTACCAGTCGCACCAGAGCTGA
- a CDS encoding serine/threonine-protein kinase, with protein MGEVFAGRYELVDPIGHGGVGAVWRAWDQRRRRYVAAKVLQQRDAHALLRFVREQALRIDHPHVLAPASWAADDDKVLFTMDLVAGGSLVHLVNDYGPLPPPFVCTLLDQLLAGVAAVHAEGVVHRDIKPANVLLEATGTARPRLRLSDFGIAMRLGEPRLTETNYVVGTPGYFAPEQMMGAEPDFPADLFAVGLVALYLLEGAKPDAKALIEYFAENGTPSAPRGIPEPLWQVVAMLLQPDPHARFRTATGARKALASAAELLPEPGPDDELVEVFDQLGPLPEGFGPHGPLRAVPGVNADGLPSGPPPRGAAAPRLGLDSTPRWPGSGSGFGSGVGSDAGSGAAFGSGVDSGSNSGSDSGSTGSNSRTAFDLAPGSGSGSGSGSSSSPGPGAGSGAGPVFDSGAVPGSDSDSGRDAAARSKSVPVADISSASERHPASDSDYGPGVGAEPGVGFESESVTGPGTRLEPGSVPDSASAGVGASAEPWQASSGPLYQEADSGGARAGSSTGGIQPESRTGHVGPDPDSSHVRPEAGASPVQPESVPGNVRPQSALGDVPPPPQPTPQGAVPPQLSTMSDTGSFHLPPPQPAVPDGQPPAQPRSQPQPHPQPQRQSPLHPQPEQVWHETQQQPIPHQPRHPPEQPPTPSTAVALPAPTPLHTPTPTPTQVPSPHRSAAPSAAMQQHAYASTGSYTARSPQVPPQTGAIPERRARRARPRPGPPAKVAVPVLLIALACFAVGFWALAQI; from the coding sequence ATGGGTGAGGTCTTCGCCGGCCGGTACGAACTGGTCGACCCGATCGGGCACGGGGGAGTCGGTGCGGTCTGGCGCGCCTGGGACCAACGGCGGCGCCGGTATGTGGCCGCCAAGGTACTGCAGCAGAGGGACGCGCATGCGCTGCTCCGCTTCGTGCGGGAGCAGGCGCTGCGGATCGATCATCCGCATGTGCTGGCTCCCGCCAGCTGGGCCGCCGACGATGACAAGGTCCTGTTCACCATGGATCTCGTCGCCGGGGGTTCCCTGGTCCACCTGGTCAATGACTACGGCCCCCTGCCTCCGCCTTTCGTCTGCACCCTGCTCGACCAACTGCTGGCCGGCGTCGCCGCCGTGCACGCCGAGGGGGTCGTGCATCGCGACATCAAGCCCGCCAACGTGCTCCTCGAGGCGACTGGCACGGCCCGGCCACGGCTGCGCCTTTCCGACTTCGGCATCGCGATGCGGCTGGGCGAGCCCCGGCTGACCGAGACCAACTATGTGGTGGGAACGCCCGGTTACTTCGCACCCGAGCAGATGATGGGCGCCGAGCCGGATTTCCCCGCCGATCTCTTCGCCGTGGGTCTGGTCGCCCTCTATCTGCTGGAGGGTGCCAAGCCAGACGCCAAGGCGCTGATCGAGTACTTCGCCGAGAACGGCACACCGTCCGCGCCACGGGGCATACCCGAGCCGCTGTGGCAGGTCGTGGCCATGCTGCTGCAGCCCGACCCGCACGCACGGTTCCGCACCGCTACCGGGGCGCGCAAGGCGCTCGCCTCGGCCGCCGAGCTGCTGCCCGAGCCAGGCCCCGACGACGAGTTGGTCGAGGTCTTCGACCAACTCGGGCCGCTGCCCGAGGGGTTCGGTCCACACGGACCACTCCGGGCTGTGCCAGGGGTGAACGCGGACGGCTTGCCGTCCGGACCACCGCCTCGGGGCGCAGCGGCGCCACGACTTGGCCTGGACAGCACGCCACGTTGGCCTGGGTCCGGGTCTGGTTTCGGCTCTGGTGTCGGCTCTGACGCCGGGTCCGGCGCCGCCTTCGGCTCTGGCGTCGACTCCGGCTCCAACTCCGGATCCGACTCTGGCAGCACGGGCTCCAACTCCCGTACCGCCTTCGACTTGGCGCCCGGCTCTGGCTCTGGCTCTGGCTCTGGCTCTTCCTCCAGCCCTGGTCCTGGGGCTGGCTCCGGTGCTGGGCCCGTTTTCGACTCCGGTGCTGTGCCCGGCTCCGACTCCGACTCCGGCCGTGACGCCGCCGCCCGTTCCAAATCCGTCCCGGTGGCCGACATCAGCTCCGCCTCTGAACGCCACCCTGCATCTGACTCCGACTACGGGCCCGGCGTCGGCGCTGAACCCGGTGTCGGCTTCGAGTCCGAGTCCGTCACTGGCCCCGGGACCAGGCTCGAACCTGGCTCTGTCCCTGACTCCGCGTCCGCCGGTGTCGGTGCCAGTGCCGAGCCCTGGCAAGCCAGCTCGGGCCCGCTGTATCAGGAGGCCGATTCCGGAGGTGCCAGGGCAGGTTCCAGTACCGGTGGCATACAGCCGGAGTCCCGCACCGGCCACGTAGGACCCGACCCGGACTCCAGTCACGTACGACCGGAGGCCGGCGCCAGTCCCGTACAGCCGGAGTCCGTCCCCGGCAACGTACGACCGCAGTCGGCACTGGGCGACGTACCACCGCCACCGCAACCCACTCCCCAGGGCGCCGTCCCCCCACAGCTGTCCACGATGTCGGACACCGGCAGCTTCCACTTGCCGCCCCCGCAGCCGGCCGTTCCCGACGGACAGCCACCGGCTCAGCCCCGGAGCCAGCCTCAACCGCACCCTCAGCCTCAACGGCAGTCCCCGCTGCATCCACAGCCCGAGCAGGTATGGCACGAGACTCAGCAGCAGCCCATCCCCCACCAGCCGAGGCATCCGCCCGAGCAGCCGCCCACTCCCTCCACCGCGGTCGCGCTCCCGGCGCCAACTCCCCTCCACACTCCGACGCCCACTCCCACGCAAGTGCCCTCCCCTCATCGGTCCGCGGCTCCGTCCGCCGCGATGCAGCAGCACGCGTACGCCTCTACTGGTTCATACACCGCTCGATCCCCGCAGGTTCCACCTCAGACGGGGGCAATTCCGGAGCGGCGCGCGAGGCGGGCTCGGCCGCGGCCCGGGCCGCCCGCGAAGGTGGCTGTGCCGGTGCTGCTCATCGCGCTGGCCTGCTTCGCGGTGGGATTCTGGGCGCTGGCCCAGATCTGA